The Bombus fervidus isolate BK054 chromosome 1, iyBomFerv1, whole genome shotgun sequence genome includes a window with the following:
- the Mus301 gene encoding mutagen-sensitive 301, whose protein sequence is MDDTMLIDIEDHDESKMCATSPNIHEKTLNSLAHEWSSCDIFERNENDIKIQYVVNEEEEEEEKEKDLPIEIVKQNTSNFSQNETDTHWQDNTFLNAFTQLDSYDVKDNVLECFKQVTQNFENCLEETIPTEFIGSVHVPNNEQQNIKSLKRNSIDYSNAIPHKICHLDDKVIKQSTNIHHKSSINNDTFYGLPNKAKELFLRIRGISTLYQWQDDCLNLDAVKNRKNLIYALPTSGGKTLVAEILMLQELICNKKNAIFILPFVAIVQEKVQAMTPFALELDFLVEEYAASRGTFPPKKRRKKNSIYMCTIEKALGLINSLIEENRFNEIGIIVIDELHLLGETGGRGATLEVLLTKVLYISSNVHIVGMSATIGNLEEIAIFLNAYLYTANFRPVEIKEYVKCEENIWLLDLKTKDVLTDVKKINYRYSNDAAMIDPDRIGGLVMDVIPKNSCLIFCSSRKNCENVALLLSKLLFKSLEDYKRDEKQKLLNALESEEGLCPILHKTIKLGVAYHHSGLTSEERRLLEDAFRAETLSVICCTSTLATGVNLPARRVILRSPYVGNQFLNLSRYKQMTGRAGRAGMGDVGESILICKNNELERVTELLKSKMDDSLSTIHIDRDRGINNLILSAILLHIATTRCELHKLAKKTLLNIQQKRLNVNVKQIVDDALTEFLKANVMKIKEKETNLDIFKPNVSVVFPSQTISSNDTIIETQKKRILKLTNETELELCSLGRAAMKGCIDMQCAYTLYQDLKKAQEHLILIDYLHLLYLVTPYNLISQIKPTGTIYYDVVTGLSETQMKTARLLGINEVNIGKIRDGLMPKNVEPRVIHRFYITLILYDLWCQHAVYDIAEKYEINRGIIQNLLTAVSSFAFSVIRFCQELDEFWAFKDLLNVFSKRLSYCCPLELEALMDLPLVKIGRARQLYNAGFKTMQCIAKAQPMDLQEKIPYLSKKTARRIIEAAKLRIVEKIEDLKEEREDILDGIHMNVLKGF, encoded by the exons ATGGATGATACAATGTTAATAGATATCGAAGATCATGATGAAAGCAAGATGTGTGCTACTAGTCCTAATATACATGAAAAGACCTTAAATAGTCTTGCACATGAATGGAGTTCCTGtgatatatttgaaagaaatgaaaatgatattaaaatacaatatgttgttaatgaagaagaagaagaagaagaaaaagaaaaagatttacCAATAGAAATTGTCAAACAAAAtacttcaaatttttctcagAATGAAACAGATACTCATTGGCAGgacaatacatttttaaatgcaTTTACACAATTGGATTCTTACGATGTAAAAGATAATGTTTTGGAGTGCTTTAAGCAG gTAACTCAAAATTTTGAGAACTGTTTGGAAGAAACAATTCCTACAGAATTTATAGGTTCAGTACATGTGCCAAATAACGAGCAACAAAATATCAAatcattaaaaagaaattcaattgATTATAGTAATGCTATCCCACATAAAATATGTCATTTAGATGATAAAGTAATCAAACAAAGTACAAACATTCATCATAAAAGTTCAATAAACAATGATACATTTTATGGTCTACCAAATAAAGCAAAGGAACTTTTCTTGCGAATAAGGGGTATTagtacattatatc AATGGCAAGACGATTGTTTGAATTTAGATGCagtaaagaatagaaaaaatttaatttatgcaCTTCCTACTAGTGGAGGTAAAACATTGGTTGCAGAAATACTAATGTTGCAAGAgcttatatgtaataaaaaaaatgcaatatttatattgCCATTTGTTGCTATAGTACAAGAAAAA GTTCAAGCAATGACACCATTTGCTCTTGAATTAGATTTTTTAGTTGAAGAATATGCAGCATCAAGAGGAACTTTTCCCCCCAAAAAGCGTCGTAAAAAAAATAGCATATACATGTGTACTATAGAGAAAGCATTGGGTTTAATAAATAGtttaatagaagaaaatcGTTTTAATGAA attggTATTATAGTTATTGATGAATTACATCTTCTTGGAGAAACTGGAGGAAGAGGAGCTACATTGGAAGTTCTTTTAACAAAAGTATTGTACATTAGTA GTAATGTTCATATTGTTGGAATGAGTGCAACGATAGGTAACTTAGAGGAAATAGCAATATTCTTAAatgcatatttatatactGCAAATTTTCGTCCTgttgaaattaaagaatatgTGAAAtgtgaagaaaatatttggttacttgatttaaaaacaaaagatgTGCTGACAGATGTGAAAAAGATCAATTATCGT TATTCAAATGATGCTGCAATGATAGATCCAGATCGAATTGGAGGTTTAGTAATGGATGTAATTCCAAAAAACTCATGTCTCATATTTTGTTCAAGTCgtaaaaattgtgaaaatgtTGCTCTGTTGTTATCTAAACTTTTATTCaa ATCATTAGAAGATTACAAAAGagatgaaaaacaaaaattattaaatgcaCTTGAAAGTGAAGAAGGTCTTTGTCCTATCCTACACAAAACCATAAAATTGGGTGTAGCCTATCATCACTCTGGCCTTACATCTGAGGAAAGACGGTTATTGGAAGATGCTTTTAGAGCAGAGACTCTTTCTGTAATATGCTGTACATCAACACTAGCAACTGGAGTAAATTTACCAGCAAGAAGG gtGATATTAAGAAGTCCATATGTTGGCAATCAGTTTCTAAATTTAAGTAGATACAAACAAATGACAGGAAGAGCTGGTCGTGCTGGTATGGGAGATGTAGGAGAGAGTatattaatatgcaaaaataatgaattagaAAGG GTAACAGAACTTTTGAAATCTAAAATGGATGATTCCTTAAGCACAATACACatagacagagacagaggtataaataatttaattttaagtgctatattattacatatagcAACAACTAGATGTGAACTACACAAATTAGCGAAAAAAACATTACTTAATATTCAACAAAAACGTTTAAATGTGAATGTTAAACAAATCGTGGATGATGCACTAACTGAATTTCTAAAAGCTaatgtaatgaaaataaaggaaaaagagacaAATTTGGATATATTCAAACCAAATGTAAGCGTTGTTTTTCCATCACAAACTATATCTTCTAATGACACAATTATAGaaacacaaaaaaaaagaatattaaagcTTACTAATGAAACTGAATTAGAGTTATGTAGCCTCGGACGTGCAGCTATGAAAG GTTGCATTGATATGCAGTGTGCATATACATTGTATCAAGACTTAAAAAAAGCTCAGGAACATTTAATTCTTATTGATTATTTACATCTTTTATATCTTGTTACtccttataatttaatatctcaGATAAAGCCGACAGGAACAATTTATTATGATGTG gtAACTGGTTTATCAGAAACACAAATGAAAACAGCAAGACTTCTAGGAATTAATGAAGTAAATATAGGTAAAATACGTGATGGATTAATGCCTAAG AATGTGGAACCGAGAGTGATACAtagattttatataacattaatacTGTATGATTTGTGGTGTCAACATGCGGTATATGATATagcagaaaaatatgaaataaatcgaGGTATTATACAAAATCTTTTGACTGCTGTATCATCGTTTGCATTTTCTGTAATTCGATTTTGTCAG GAATTGGATGAATTTTGGGCATTTAAGGATTTATTGAATGTGTTTAGTAAAAGATTGTCATATTGTTGCCCTTTAGAGTTAGAGGCATTGATGGATTTGCCTTTAGTCAAAATT GGTAGAGCGCGTCAGTTGTATAATGCCGGGTTTAAAACAATGCAGTGCATAGCTAAAGCTCAACCAATGGATTTACAAGAAAAAATTCCATATTTAAGTAAAAAAACTGCCAGACGAATTATTGAGGCTGCCAAA TTACGAATAGtggaaaaaatagaagatttaaaagaagaaagagaagatatTTTAGATGGCATACATATGAATGTCTTAAAGggattttaa
- the LOC139985528 gene encoding succinate dehydrogenase assembly factor 2, mitochondrial isoform X1: MNVFVKSLVPIFKVKPVSLVKCISTTCTHYKDDFQDVIHPESQKFDIPLYDKRSEENKDVKKARLLYQSRKRGMLENGLILSTFAKKYLSSFDDKQLHLYDCLINLPTNDWDIFYWATGAKPTPPEFDNEVMDLLKKHVKNADRQTRIMQPEL, translated from the exons atgaatGTTTTTGTAAAATCTCTTGTACCAATA TTTAAGGTTAAACCAGTATCTCTGGTAAAATGTATTTCAACAACTTGTACGCATTATAAGGACGATTTTCAGGATGTAATTCATCCAGAAAGCCAAAAATTTGACATACCATTATATGACAAACGTAGTGAAGAGAATAAAGACGTTAAAAAAGCTCG acTATTATATCAGTCTCGTAAACGTGGTATGTTAGAAAATGGTCTTATTTTAAGTACATTtgctaagaaatatttatctagCTTTGATGATAAACAATTACACTTGTATGATTGTCTTATCAATTTGCCAACCAACGATTGGGACATATTTTACTGGGCTACAGGTGCAAAGCCCACTCCACCTGAATTTGACAATGAAGTTAtggatttgttaaaaaaacaTGTCAAAAATGCAGACCGTCAGACAAGAATAATGCAACCTGAACtatga
- the LOC139985528 gene encoding succinate dehydrogenase assembly factor 2, mitochondrial isoform X2 yields the protein MNVFVKSLVPIVKPVSLVKCISTTCTHYKDDFQDVIHPESQKFDIPLYDKRSEENKDVKKARLLYQSRKRGMLENGLILSTFAKKYLSSFDDKQLHLYDCLINLPTNDWDIFYWATGAKPTPPEFDNEVMDLLKKHVKNADRQTRIMQPEL from the exons atgaatGTTTTTGTAAAATCTCTTGTACCAATA GTTAAACCAGTATCTCTGGTAAAATGTATTTCAACAACTTGTACGCATTATAAGGACGATTTTCAGGATGTAATTCATCCAGAAAGCCAAAAATTTGACATACCATTATATGACAAACGTAGTGAAGAGAATAAAGACGTTAAAAAAGCTCG acTATTATATCAGTCTCGTAAACGTGGTATGTTAGAAAATGGTCTTATTTTAAGTACATTtgctaagaaatatttatctagCTTTGATGATAAACAATTACACTTGTATGATTGTCTTATCAATTTGCCAACCAACGATTGGGACATATTTTACTGGGCTACAGGTGCAAAGCCCACTCCACCTGAATTTGACAATGAAGTTAtggatttgttaaaaaaacaTGTCAAAAATGCAGACCGTCAGACAAGAATAATGCAACCTGAACtatga
- the LOC139985383 gene encoding ribosomal RNA-processing protein 8: protein MAKKLKKNATNAKSTGKNVSAKNNRQTRKQTEKDKNKHKSAIIKDHNLKFKNKSKKNKLTKTIKQIHKNGEKRAIINILNSDTVKVINVKNKDKGKISRQVQNKKNQQINDKKPKQQKQNKKNRISDQSKNKLSNDKELKKKAKLKSTGLETKQEQKLNEKTKKLSKILKKQITQKESRFSTVPPQKNNDSQVIINRNLDIKRLENLLANKQKERKKKEINMEPPSLRERMMTKLKASRFRYLNETLYNNESSESKKYFKSDPDAFKAYHEGYKQQVDQWPINPLDIVITSIKKMPKEYIVADFGCGEARLATVVPHKVHSFDFVSLNENVTACDVAHTNLLTSSVNVVVFCLSLMGTNLKDYIIEANRVLKKGGILKIAEVESRFEQVKDFIEAINSYGFKIICKDLSHNMFYFLDFEKEKDIRGKRNNLPPITLKPCLYKKR from the exons ATGGCTaagaagttaaaaaaaaatgccACTAATGCAAAAAGTACTGGTAAAAATGTTAGCGCAAAGAATAACCGTCAG ACAAGGAAACAAACGGAGAAGGACAAGAATAAACATAAATCCGCTATTATTAAAGATCACAATTTGAAGTTCAAAAACAAatctaagaaaaataaattaacgaaaACGATCAAACAAATACATAAGAATGGAGAAAAACGTGCtatcattaatattttgaattctgacactgtaaaagtcataaatgtaaaaaacaaGGACAAAGGTAAAATAAGTAGACAAgttcaaaataaaaagaatcagCAAATTAATGACAAAAAACCAAAACagcaaaaacaaaataaaaagaatagaatttctgATCAATCTAAGAATAAACTTAGTAATGATAAAGAgcttaaaaaaaaagcaaaattaaaaTCTACAGGACTTGAAACAAAACAGGAGCAAAAGCTTAatgagaaaacaaaaaaattgagtaaaatattaaaaaaacaaataacacAAAAAGAGAGTAGATTTTCAACAGTTCCCCCccaaaaaaataatgattcACAAGTAATTATAAACCGTAACTTAGATATCAAGCGTTTGGAAAATTTGCTTGCTAATAaacaaaaagaacgaaaaaagaaggaaataaatatGGAACCACCATCTTTAAGAGAAAGAATGATGACTAAATTAAAAGCTTCTAGGTTCAGATATCTAAATGAAACACTTTATAATAATGAAAGTTCAGagtctaaaaaatattttaaaagtgaTCCTGATGCGTTTAAGGCATATCATGAAGGATATAAACAACAAGTCGATCAATGGCCTATAAATCCTCTTGATATTGTAATaacttcaattaaaaaaat gCCAAAGGAATACATAGTTGCTGATTTTGGATGTGGAGAAGCAAGACTTGCTACTGTAGTTCCTCATAAAgtacattcttttgattttgtttctttaaatgaaaatgtaactGCTTGTGACGTGGCACATACAAACCTATTAACAAGTAGTGTAAATGTTGTTGTATTTTGCCTATCACTTATGGGAACTAATCTTAAAGACTATATTATAGAAGCAAATAGGGTTCTTAAAAAGGG TGGTATTTTGAAGATAGCTGAAGTTGAAAGTCGATTTGAACAAGTAAAGGATTTTATAGAAGCAATTAATAGTTATGGTTTCAAAATTATCTGTAAAGATTTGTCACACAATATGTTTTACTTTTTAGActttgagaaagaaaaagacattagaggtaaaagaaataatctaCCTCCTATTACTTTAAAGccatgtttgtataaaaaacGTTAG
- the LOC139985298 gene encoding uncharacterized protein isoform X3, whose translation MSEYSTDSLEDAKEISSRNQNSLHGRCKSGSNLKSTKICNVDLSTDLSLTQKRGKGKTYIESNETTPNTHKDTGTASGRNAIIANRGLVDASKRQRPASSRNGKRDVADRLKGNNTDNSRREDGVKKGVSARCTKRFSKTFTTKRSCCPKDIPMAMKTDKKLGNVLAPKVQQARKPCSYLELYRRRFSGPQYKVRSPEGSTLSVCGDSEREELSDDDTRSLATPRDDQSELSFYRRIIEGSTDPTALANRSTETVRGSAFQDTNTIFCSSKMAKHNTSDDKSKSLGYRPYTIEEYKTLSIPKLDRSLGPDKVEMQAKREWLMRRRSYGNSVSARNRQRILLQAHRIKTKDTTAEKCFLPLKDQQIDAKGILPEMLSTILAFLLV comes from the exons ATGTCAGAGTATTCCACGGATTCGTTAGAGGATGCTAAAGAAATCTCGTCAAGGAATCAAAATTCTTTACACGGAAGGTGTAAAAGTGGATCTAACCTAAAGTCAACTAAAATCTGTAATGTTGATTTATCCACTGATCTGTCATTAACTCAGAAACGAGGGAAGGGTAAAACAT ATATCGAATCTAATGAAACTACGCCGAATACCCACAAAGACACCGGGACAGCCAGCGGCAGGAATGCAATAATTGCGAACAGAGGACTCGTAGACGCGTCCAAGCGACAACGCCCGGCGTCTTCGAGGAACGGAAAGCGAGACGTTGCGGACCGGCTTAAGGGAAAC AACACGGACAATTCAAGACGAGAAGACGGCGTCAAGAAGGGAGTCAGTGCAAGGTGTACCAAGCGTTTCTCCAAGACGTTTACAACGAAACGAAGTTGTTGTCCGAAGGATATACCGATGGCTATGAAGACGGACAAAAAACTCGGAAACGTGCTCGCCCCGAAGGTTCAGCAGGCGAGGAAACCATGCTCCTATTTGGAGCTTTATCGTCGGAGATTCA GTGGACCACAATACAAGGTTCGATCCCCAGAGGGTTCCACCTTGTCGGTTTGCGGCGACAGCGAACGAGAGGAGCTCAGTGACGACGATACACGTTCGTTGGCAACCCCGAGGGACGATCAAAGCGAGCTGAGTTTTTATCGGCGTATAATCGAGGGATCTACCGATCCTACGGCCCTTGCCAACCGATCCACTGAAACTGTGCGTGGATCAGCGTTTCAAGACACGAACACTATCTTCTGTAGCTCGAAAATGGCTAAACACAACACGTCTGACGATAAATCGAAGAGTCTCGGCTACAGGCCGTATACCATCGAGGAGTACAAGACTCTGTCGATACCGAAGCTCGATCGATCTCTTGGGCCCGATAAAGTTGAGATGCAAGCGAAG AGAGAGTGGCTGATGCGGCGAAGGTCATACGGGAACTCAGTTAGCGCGCGAAATCGCCAACGGATACTGCTACAAGCGCACAGGATCAAG ACGAAGGATACTACCGCTGAAAAATGTTTCCTGCCTTTGAAGGATCAGCAGATCGATGCAAAG GGGATTCTTCCTGAGATGCTTTCAACTATCTTAGCATTTTTATTGGTTTGA
- the LOC139985298 gene encoding uncharacterized protein isoform X1: protein MSEYSTDSLEDAKEISSRNQNSLHGRCKSGSNLKSTKICNVDLSTDLSLTQKRGKGKTYIESNETTPNTHKDTGTASGRNAIIANRGLVDASKRQRPASSRNGKRDVADRLKGNNTDNSRREDGVKKGVSARCTKRFSKTFTTKRSCCPKDIPMAMKTDKKLGNVLAPKVQQARKPCSYLELYRRRFSGPQYKVRSPEGSTLSVCGDSEREELSDDDTRSLATPRDDQSELSFYRRIIEGSTDPTALANRSTETVRGSAFQDTNTIFCSSKMAKHNTSDDKSKSLGYRPYTIEEYKTLSIPKLDRSLGPDKVEMQAKREWLMRRRSYGNSVSARNRQRILLQAHRIKTKDTTAEKCFLPLKDQQIDAKIQDDSISSTIFEDQEVAQKKIDIDGDRYSKKNRDVCKKPSSRRSSKKFERTSSFCSSLNSYDIIEDSYLESLRQRHLYEKEMVDRIINQTLCS, encoded by the exons ATGTCAGAGTATTCCACGGATTCGTTAGAGGATGCTAAAGAAATCTCGTCAAGGAATCAAAATTCTTTACACGGAAGGTGTAAAAGTGGATCTAACCTAAAGTCAACTAAAATCTGTAATGTTGATTTATCCACTGATCTGTCATTAACTCAGAAACGAGGGAAGGGTAAAACAT ATATCGAATCTAATGAAACTACGCCGAATACCCACAAAGACACCGGGACAGCCAGCGGCAGGAATGCAATAATTGCGAACAGAGGACTCGTAGACGCGTCCAAGCGACAACGCCCGGCGTCTTCGAGGAACGGAAAGCGAGACGTTGCGGACCGGCTTAAGGGAAAC AACACGGACAATTCAAGACGAGAAGACGGCGTCAAGAAGGGAGTCAGTGCAAGGTGTACCAAGCGTTTCTCCAAGACGTTTACAACGAAACGAAGTTGTTGTCCGAAGGATATACCGATGGCTATGAAGACGGACAAAAAACTCGGAAACGTGCTCGCCCCGAAGGTTCAGCAGGCGAGGAAACCATGCTCCTATTTGGAGCTTTATCGTCGGAGATTCA GTGGACCACAATACAAGGTTCGATCCCCAGAGGGTTCCACCTTGTCGGTTTGCGGCGACAGCGAACGAGAGGAGCTCAGTGACGACGATACACGTTCGTTGGCAACCCCGAGGGACGATCAAAGCGAGCTGAGTTTTTATCGGCGTATAATCGAGGGATCTACCGATCCTACGGCCCTTGCCAACCGATCCACTGAAACTGTGCGTGGATCAGCGTTTCAAGACACGAACACTATCTTCTGTAGCTCGAAAATGGCTAAACACAACACGTCTGACGATAAATCGAAGAGTCTCGGCTACAGGCCGTATACCATCGAGGAGTACAAGACTCTGTCGATACCGAAGCTCGATCGATCTCTTGGGCCCGATAAAGTTGAGATGCAAGCGAAG AGAGAGTGGCTGATGCGGCGAAGGTCATACGGGAACTCAGTTAGCGCGCGAAATCGCCAACGGATACTGCTACAAGCGCACAGGATCAAG ACGAAGGATACTACCGCTGAAAAATGTTTCCTGCCTTTGAAGGATCAGCAGATCGATGCAAAG ATACAGGATGATTCGATATCTTCGACGATATTCGAGGATCAAGAAGTTGCgcaaaaaaaaattgatatagaTGGTGACAGGTATTCAAAGAAGAACCGCGACGTTTGCAAGAAACCGTCATCAAGGAGGTCGTCTAAGAAATTCGAACGAACGTCGAGTTTCTGTTCGTCGTTAAATTCGTACGACATCATTGAAGATTCATATTTGGAATCCCTAAGGCAACGTCATCTTTACGAGAAGGAGATGGTAGACCGTATTATAAACCAAACACTATGCTCCTAA
- the LOC139985298 gene encoding uncharacterized protein isoform X2, producing the protein MSEYSTDSLEDAKEISSRNQNSLHGRCKSGSNLKSTKICNVDLSTDLSLTQKRGKGKTYIESNETTPNTHKDTGTASGRNAIIANRGLVDASKRQRPASSRNGKRDVADRLKGNNTDNSRREDGVKKGVSARCTKRFSKTFTTKRSCCPKDIPMAMKTDKKLGNVLAPKVQQARKPCSYLELYRRRFSGPQYKVRSPEGSTLSVCGDSEREELSDDDTRSLATPRDDQSELSFYRRIIEGSTDPTALANRSTETVRGSAFQDTNTIFCSSKMAKHNTSDDKSKSLGYRPYTIEEYKTLSIPKLDRSLGPDKVEMQAKTKDTTAEKCFLPLKDQQIDAKIQDDSISSTIFEDQEVAQKKIDIDGDRYSKKNRDVCKKPSSRRSSKKFERTSSFCSSLNSYDIIEDSYLESLRQRHLYEKEMVDRIINQTLCS; encoded by the exons ATGTCAGAGTATTCCACGGATTCGTTAGAGGATGCTAAAGAAATCTCGTCAAGGAATCAAAATTCTTTACACGGAAGGTGTAAAAGTGGATCTAACCTAAAGTCAACTAAAATCTGTAATGTTGATTTATCCACTGATCTGTCATTAACTCAGAAACGAGGGAAGGGTAAAACAT ATATCGAATCTAATGAAACTACGCCGAATACCCACAAAGACACCGGGACAGCCAGCGGCAGGAATGCAATAATTGCGAACAGAGGACTCGTAGACGCGTCCAAGCGACAACGCCCGGCGTCTTCGAGGAACGGAAAGCGAGACGTTGCGGACCGGCTTAAGGGAAAC AACACGGACAATTCAAGACGAGAAGACGGCGTCAAGAAGGGAGTCAGTGCAAGGTGTACCAAGCGTTTCTCCAAGACGTTTACAACGAAACGAAGTTGTTGTCCGAAGGATATACCGATGGCTATGAAGACGGACAAAAAACTCGGAAACGTGCTCGCCCCGAAGGTTCAGCAGGCGAGGAAACCATGCTCCTATTTGGAGCTTTATCGTCGGAGATTCA GTGGACCACAATACAAGGTTCGATCCCCAGAGGGTTCCACCTTGTCGGTTTGCGGCGACAGCGAACGAGAGGAGCTCAGTGACGACGATACACGTTCGTTGGCAACCCCGAGGGACGATCAAAGCGAGCTGAGTTTTTATCGGCGTATAATCGAGGGATCTACCGATCCTACGGCCCTTGCCAACCGATCCACTGAAACTGTGCGTGGATCAGCGTTTCAAGACACGAACACTATCTTCTGTAGCTCGAAAATGGCTAAACACAACACGTCTGACGATAAATCGAAGAGTCTCGGCTACAGGCCGTATACCATCGAGGAGTACAAGACTCTGTCGATACCGAAGCTCGATCGATCTCTTGGGCCCGATAAAGTTGAGATGCAAGCGAAG ACGAAGGATACTACCGCTGAAAAATGTTTCCTGCCTTTGAAGGATCAGCAGATCGATGCAAAG ATACAGGATGATTCGATATCTTCGACGATATTCGAGGATCAAGAAGTTGCgcaaaaaaaaattgatatagaTGGTGACAGGTATTCAAAGAAGAACCGCGACGTTTGCAAGAAACCGTCATCAAGGAGGTCGTCTAAGAAATTCGAACGAACGTCGAGTTTCTGTTCGTCGTTAAATTCGTACGACATCATTGAAGATTCATATTTGGAATCCCTAAGGCAACGTCATCTTTACGAGAAGGAGATGGTAGACCGTATTATAAACCAAACACTATGCTCCTAA